The Syngnathoides biaculeatus isolate LvHL_M chromosome 16, ASM1980259v1, whole genome shotgun sequence DNA segment AGTAAGTTTGCCGGACACGACCACATGATCAGAACACGTCTGGTTATTGGTAACGAATCTCTTTGCATGTCCGACATTGCCCCGTTTTGCATGTGCCTCTTTCCAAAAGATCGTCTAGTCCACGTAATTGTACCCTCTATTCAGTGGCATTCTATTTTATAATTCTATCATGTTTCTCCCTAGACAGATGACAGATCACTACGCCAACATGTTCCCTCAGCTCATCCATGACCCCAACATCCTGGGTCCGCTTCAGAGCTTCATGAAGTGAGTCCGCAGTAACATTTGGCGCACCGCTAGCTTCCTCACGCATACGCTGCCTTTTGGCCACGTTGACCTTTGAGTGCTTGGAATCGCAATATTGACGCGTGAACGACATGTGACTCTGCTCGGGCCGCCAAGGCAGCAGGACTCTTGGACCAGAGTGCAGGTGAAAAGCAACAAGAGTTCCGACCCTCTGTGGAGACACGCGGGTTTCGTGGTTGCCCAGATGGACGGCCTGCAAGCTGGAGCGGCGGAATGGGCCAAGAGACAAGGGAAAAAGGTGTTCCCATCAGATTTTTACAGTTTCAGCAGTGCAAGATCACACATGAAAATCAATGCTGAGGCTTCTTTAGAAAGAGGAAGCAAATTTGTCACCATCAGTATACTTTTCAAAGGAACAAAAATGGTGATCTGAAAAGTATGGAGCAATACTAGCTTGCAGTTTTTGGGGAAAGTATAGCACCTTAGCAAATATTCATTCCAACATTCAatcaaaatgaagtttttgtGTTGCCGTTTTATTTTCCCGTGATTAAATCGAGTGACGTTTGCTTTGTTGCGTTCTTGTTTTCCTAAAAGCTGAGCATCTGCTGTCATTCCCACAGCCACTGTCCCTCTTTGCCATTCAATTCCTGAATGCGGTCGGAGACCTGTTGGACCTGATTCCTGCCTTGGTCCCCAGCTCCCCTCCACTCGAGGGCTACAAACTCCCAGGGATGGGACACTGCTCGGCTCTCATAAAGGTCTCAAAACTCACCAATTTGCAGTGTGTACAGATCATCAGCCAATTGTAAGGCACATATAATACAAACGATCAACTATTCGCACTCAAGTTTGTACCTGTGGACAACTTCTGATCTTCAATTATCCCAACATACATCTTTTTGTGAATTCGGGAGGAagccggactgcccggagaaatgCCACAAACAAAGCATGcaaatttttgcattaaatctAAGTACAGGACTGCAAAACCTCTATTCTGATCCATTTTAACAGATGCTCCCGGGTTTTGAGAACCTCCTCTTTGCCCACTCCAGCTGGTACACGTACGCAGCCACCATGCGGATCTACAAGCACTGGGATTTCAACATTGCTGACGCCGACACGGCCACTGGGAAACTCTCTTTCAGCAGCTACCCTGGTAAGCATGAGGAATTCTCAAGTATTCTTAAGAGAATTGCCGGGGAAGAAAAAAGCGAAAGTGATGTCGTGTTTCCTACACGGTGACAGGTCTGAATGTCTTTCTCAGGTTTCCTGGTGTCCCTGGATGATTTCTACCTGTTGGGAAGTGGTCTCATGATGACCCAGACAACCAACAATGTCTTCAACTCTTCCCTCTTTCACAAAATCACCCCCAAAAGCCTGCTGGCCTGGCAGAGGGTTCGACTGGCTCATGGTTTGGCTCATACAGGAGAGGACTGGGCGAAAATTTTCTCTCAGTACAACTCGGGTGAGTGAATTAGGGATTATACAAGACAGCCCGAAAACTTTAGTAGGACATGAGGTATAGAAAGTACATGGACGGACAAATTGTTGCAGGTACGTACAACAACCAGTACATGGTGTTGGACAGAAGCAAAGTGAAGCTGGGCCACAGTATTATGGATGGTGCGCTGACTGTGGTGGAGCAGATCCCCGGCCTGGTGGAGTACTCGGACCAGACACAAGTCCTGCGCCAAGGTAATAACGCCGCTGCTAGTCCAAGTTCTTTGTTTTGATTCTGTCATTTGAAGACTTGACCTGGCTCTGTGTAGGCTACTGGCCGTCCTACAACGTCCCCTTCCACCAGAACATTTACAAGTTGAGCGGGTACGAGGTGATGTGGCAAAAATATGGAGAGGATTTCTCCTATGATCTCTGCCCCAGAGCCAAGATCTTCCGCCGTGACCAAGCTGATGTCAACGACTTGGACTCTTTAAAACACATCATGAGATTCAATGGTGGGTTTTCGGCTCGCTTTGGAATCTCTTCCGATATTAAACACGATCCTTCATGATATTTGCGTATATGAAAGAAATCTTCTCTGTTGACTGTCAGTTGCTCTCTAGTGGTCACAGGCCCCTGACTTCGCTTTACGCTCCGACGGGGGCGACCTGTCTGTCGCTTTTCAGTTCCATTTGTGTACAATAAAACTCTGTCACATGACGGCGATGCCgtcggtcatttttttttgttttttattatcaGATTACAAGAAGGATCCATATTCTAAGGGAATCCCTGCAAGTCCATCTGTTGTCGGAACGACCTGAAGACAGAAGAACCTTCGCCGGGCGGTTGCTACGACACTAAGGCAGGTCTCGTAGCACGCTTCTGGAGAATCAAAATGGCCTTTTcatctttctcttttttgtttttttttttgtattgctgtGCAAGCAGGTCACTGATTTCCAAATGGCGGGGGAGTTCCACGTGGAAGCAGTGAACGGGCCAACGACGCAGGACGGACTGCCGCCCTTCACGTGGGATGACTTCAGCAACGTCAGCCACCAGGGTCTGCCGCAGTTTTACAACTTCACCTTCGTCGGGATGAAGCCTCGCCTCTTCCAGCCTTGAGTCCTGAACAGGGAAGGAAACCGGGTGCTCTCAAAAGGCATTTAAGGTGAATGAGCCACCAACCCACCGCGTGATGATTACTCCTGGACATTCAAAACGTTCTTTTAGCTTTCTCTCATTTCAGTTCTTTTAGTTTTTCCATTACACTTCGATTCTTGAATCAATATGTCTGTTTATCACAATAAGAATTTGTCTCAGGGTGAATCGAGTCTGGTGCTTTCGTGCCTTTTGTATGATTTTATAAAATGCTTAAACAATGCACGACGACTGTAAGCCAGGTATGCGCTCGTATTGTCTTTGTTGCCATTTGAGTTGTTAATTTCGTTGTGAATGAAGCCATCAAGTTCGGGATCAAATCTCAGGGCACTGCTGCACTTACTGCATCAATTTTGGAGCATGTTTTGGTACAGGCTGCACATTTGTGACATTCTATGAATAAAGTTTTTATAACTCTATCTGTGCTGTCGCGTCTTCAGTTTTGCACTGCATAAGTGACCGACCATGAAGTTGTACACATTGTCACAGGTgctagtaaaaaaataaatagatagacTTCAACATGGATTAATGTAGTGAGCATGTGATAGAATTTGAGGCTTTGCAAAACCTACAGTAGATAGTGAGACACTGCCTTTGTTTTGACTCTGATTTATGACTACATGTGGTGTATAAAGAGAATGCATCCATGTGACTGATTTTGTTGtgttcaaatgagtcaactatTATTTGTCAGTAACTGTCACATAAAGAAGACGGTACCAGATGTAAGGCCAAGATCAAATTCACGTCAGCCCTGGAACATTGCTGTGTTGAAATCGAAAGAGTGCTGGGCCCAAGGGACCTGTGTATGTAATTCACGCCTTCCTGTGAAATGGAGGAACTGAAACGTCTGTGAGGccctctgtgtttttttttttttttttttttttttttgtttttcagctaAATGGTTGTCCTCATCGTGAGGTCTCACAGTTTTTCTGGTTCCATCTGTACAAGCTACTCGCGTTATTTGTCTGCAGCGATGACCAAGAAGAACTGTCCTGCTGGTAGCAAATGGGACCACGTCGTCAACAACTGTATCCTACATTTGGTGGATCCCAGACGTGAATCTCCAACAGGTGAGAATCACGGAGTCATGATGTTCTTATGTgcttattattttcatttgggaCTAAGAATCCAACGACAATATTATCatatccatcaatcaattttttttgtcctcatctataacaccctaaccctaacgcctaaccctaaccccaatcCTAAACTTACTGCTATGTGAcaggttttgtgtttgtgtttcacaCTTGTTGACATGTTCTATCATTCTCTTAATATGTTCCCAATAGTGTTGGCCCCCTTTTTCCATCAGAGGACCATCTCTCCTGATGCCCAGGCAGACGCGCCAATCGGCCTGAGTCCAGTTCTGTGGATTGTGGTGGGGTTGACCACCCTGGGGTCCATCGTGGCTTTGGCTCTCTGGTTCGTCATATACAGATGGCAGAGGAGACTCCGTAGAACCTCCGGTATGTGTGGAATTCCATATTTTGTAAATGCTCATAGGTATGGTCAAAGGAGCGTGTATGGAACTGCaatttagtttagttttgttcatatacagtgaagaaaataagtatttgaacaccctgctatattgcatgttctcccacttaaaaatcatggacgggtctgaaattttcattgttggtgcatgtccaccgtgagagagataatctaaaaagaaaaatccagaaatcacaatgtttgatttttttaacgatttatttgtgtgatacagctgcatataagtattcgaacacctgtctatcagctagaattctgaccctcaaagacctgctagtCAACTTCCACTCTATTCATCCCactgtattatcttgaatcagatggacctgtgtgaggttgttagttgcatagacacctgtccaccccatacaatcagtaagactgaaacttgtaacatggccaagacctaagagctgttcaaagacacgaaagacaaaattgtacaactccacacagctggaaagggctccagagaaattgccaagcagcttggtgaaaaaacgtccactgttggagcaattattagaaaatggaagaagctaaagatgacggtcaatctcaatcagagtggagccccatgcaagatatcacctcatggggtctcaatgatccttagaaaggtaaggaatcagccaatggactacacgacaggacttgctcaatgacctgaaaagagctgggaccaccgtttccaaggtggctgttggtaatacactaagacgtcatggtttgaaatcatgcatggcatggaaggttcccctgcttaaaccagcacgtgtcaagtgccgtcttaagtttgccaatgaccatttgcatgatacagagtcatgggagaaaggtttgtggtcagatgagaccaaaatggaacctcttggtcataattccactaagcatgtttggaggaagacgaatgatgagttccatcctaagaacaccatcccgactgtgaagcatgagggtggtagcatcatgctttgggggtgtttttctgcacatgcactgtattaaggagaggatgaccgcggccatgtattgtgagactttggggaacaacttcttaccctcagtcagagcattgaagatgggtcgcggctgggtgtttcaacatgacaatgacccgaagcacacagccaggaaaaccaaagagtggctccggaagaagcatatcaaggttctagcgtggcctagccagtctccagacctgaacccaatagaaaatctttggagggagctgaaactctgtgtttctcagtgacagccaagaaacctgtctgatctagagaagatctgtgtggaggagtgggccaaaatccttcctgaagtgtgtgcaaacctggtgaaaaactccaggaaacgtttgacatctgtaattgcaaataaaggctactgtaacaaatattaacattggttttctcaggtgttcaaatatttatttgcagctgtatgatacaaataaattgttaaaaaaaaagcatacattgtgatttctggatttttcttttgagattatctctctcacagagtggacatgcacctacgttgaaaattgcagacctctccatgatttcttagtgggagaacttgcaatatattagggtgttgaaatacttattttcttcactgcagttAGTTCCTTTTCTGTGACTATCAGTGCGCTTCgcaatctcaaaaaaaaaaaaaaaaaaaaaaaagagcaaagcaAAGTTGTGTAGTCCCTAAGGGTTGATTTTCATTTCAGCACTAGCGGTTATAAAATTCTATGATATGTAGAAGTCAAACGAggtatccatcatccatcccttttccatCCTGCTGATCATCATTTGGGTCTCGGGTGGgctggatcttatcccagctgacgttGGAGGAATATTTTGGAGGTAGTGGTGTGGAGGGTGCTGAGATGTGACGCTGCAGTTACAGGGTAGAAACTGTGTGGTTTCTGTCCTTCTCTCGGGCATCTCGTGGGTCAGCCCCACTCTCATGCTTGTCAGTCCAGTTCTAATTTTAGCAGGACATTAACGAGCTTCCTGGTGAAAGGGATATGTGAAAATGGATGGTCAGGGAGACTCAAAGTAGCACTAATAAATGGGGAGTGGCTGGCCTGTCGCTCTCTTGtcaaatataataaaaagaTCTACAAATGCATGAATCCAAAAGTTTGATTCAGTCTTTTAAACAGTAAAACGATAGACTCGACGTACCCCTTCGTAAGATGCCGTCGTGTAACATCTGGTAAA contains these protein-coding regions:
- the plbd1a gene encoding LOW QUALITY PROTEIN: phospholipase B-like 1 (The sequence of the model RefSeq protein was modified relative to this genomic sequence to represent the inferred CDS: inserted 1 base in 1 codon); translation: MLPNSLFVFVSLIAALTVSSAAGELTRATVYWDTQQKTVLLKDGVLDLKGDAFGFLNDTLSSTGWSVLEIRAGYGETSETDEVTFFLAGFLEGFLTAQQMTDHYANMFPQLIHDPNILGPLQSFMKQQDSWTRVQVKSNKSSDPLWRHAGFVVAQMDGLQAGAAEWAKRQGKKPLSLFAIQFLNAVGDLLDLIPALVPSSPPLEGYKLPGMGHCSALIKMLPGFENLLFAHSSWYTYAATMRIYKHWDFNIADADTATGKLSFSSYPGFLVSLDDFYLLGSGLMMTQTTNNVFNSSLFHKITPKSLLAWQRVRLAHGLAHTGEDWAKIFSQYNSGTYNNQYMVLDRSKVKLGHSIMDGALTVVEQIPGLVEYSDQTQVLRQGYWPSYNVPFHQNIYKLSGYEVMWQKYGEDFSYDLCPRAKIFRRDQADVNDLDSLKHIMRFNDYKKDPYSKGXPCKSICCRNDLKTEEPSPGGCYDTKVTDFQMAGEFHVEAVNGPTTQDGLPPFTWDDFSNVSHQGLPQFYNFTFVGMKPRLFQP